The window ATTTCTTGAGACTGTATCAACCATAATGGAAGAATTACTAGGAAAAAGAATGCAAGTTGTAGGCGTACCAGAGGATCAATGGCATAATATACGAGAGAACTTTTTATCAGTTCAACGTCAGGATGCCCCTCCTGAGCAGGATAAGGAAGAGGATCCACTTATCGCCGAAGCAAAAAAACTGTTTGGCGAAGATCTAGTTGAAATTAAAGAATAATAAATCGGAGGTTTTACTTATGATGCGCGGTGGAAATATGCAAGGTATGATGAAACAAATGCAAAAAATGCAAAAGCAAATGGCTAAAGCTCAAGAGGAATTAGGAGAAAAGAGAATTGAAGGGACAGCTGGAGGAGTTGTCACTGTTGTTGTAACTGGACATAAAGAAGTCGTTGAAGTAAATATTAAACCAGAAGCGGTTGACCCTGATGATATAGAAATGTTGCAGGATTTAGTACTGGCTGCAACTAATGATGCCTTGAAAAAAGCAGAGGAATTAACAAACAACACAATGGGACAATTTACTAAAGGTATGAATCTTCCCGGCATGTTCTAGGAGGAATAAAACAATATGTATTATCCTGAACCAATCTCTAAGCTGATAGATAGCTTTATGAAATTGCCTGGAATTGGGCCAAAGACAGCCTCAAGACTGGCATTTTATGTATTAAGTATGAAGGAAGATATTGTGTTAGATTTTGCAAAAGCATTAGTAAATGCTAAAAGAAATTTAACCTATTGTTCTGTATGTGGTCATATAACAGACCAAGATCCATGTTATATTTGTGAAGATCAGCGTAGGGATAGATCTATTATATGTGTAGTTCAGGACCCGAAAGATGTCATTGCAATGGAGAAAATGAAGGAGTTTTCTGGATTATATCATGTTTTGCAAGGGGCAATCTCTCCAATGGATGGAATCGGTCCGGAAGACATTAAAATTCCTGAGCTACTGAAAAGGTTACAAGATGAAACAGTTGAAGAGGTTATTCTTGCTACTAACCCTAATATTGAGGGAGAAGCAACCGCGATGTACATTTCTCGTTTATTAAAGCCATCAGGAATCAAAGTTACAAGGATTGCCCATGGATTACCAGTTGGTGGAGATTTAGAGTATGCTGATGAAGTAACACTTTCAAAGGCATTAGAAGGTCGCAGAGAAGTATAGTGTTAACGGAGGGAATACCATGTTTTTTCAACGAAAAGGCCGACTTCGTAAAGAGTTTGATGAGAAACTTTTAAATCAACTTCATGATTTACGAAATGGTTGGATTAATCAAAAAAACCTTGTTGAAAAGTGCTTAGACCCTTCTGATGAAGTTCTTAGTGAATCAAGGGTTGCCGAAATGAAATATTTCTTTTTGCTTAGAGAAGCAAAGAGTAGAAACGTAACAATAAGAAAATAAGCATTCATACCCCACTACCGTGTTCTTTTTTTAATACTTGTACATATCTTTATAGTACAAGATACTCGGTAGGGGGTTTTTTATTGGAACCAGCTTATGTAATCGCGGTAATCGTTGGGTTAGTGCTATTATTACTATTTATTGGTGCGCCTGTTAAACCAATCAGATATATTGGACAAGGTGTGATAAAGTTATTAATAGGTGCCATGTTTTTGTTTTTTTTAAACACATTGGGAAATCATTATGGTATCCATGTCCCAATTAATTTCATAACGTCAGCAGTTTCGGGTTTATTAGGAATCCCGGGAATCATAGCACTAGTTGCTGTACAGACATGGATTATTTAGAGAATTCTTCATTAACTCCGTCATTGAATGACGGTTTTTTTATTTTTAATTGAAACGGTGTGTAAAATGTATTTCTAAATAAGTTTTTTTGGGATTGACAGAAATAGTTGAGGATGGTAAGATATTAAACGTCGTCGAAAAGACGCGAAAAAAACATTTTAAAAAAATGTTTGACAAATAAATGATGAAATGATATATTAATAAAGTCGCTTCACGGCGATGGTGAAAAATTGCTCTTTGAAAACTAAACAAACAAACGTCAACAATATAATTTTTTATAGTGTGAATGACTTCGGTCATGACACTAGCCAACGTAACTTTTATGAGTCAATCAACTTTCTTGGAGAGTTTGATCCTGGCTCAGGACGAACGCTGGCGGCGTGCCTAATACATGCAAGTCGAGCGGATTGATGGGAGCTTGCTCCCTGATATCAGCGGCGGACGGGTGAGTAACACGTGGGCAACCTGCCTGTAAGACTGGGATAACACCGGGAAACCGGAGCTAATACCGGATAATCCTTTTCCTCTCATGAGGAAAAGCTGAAAGACGGTTTCGGCTGTCACTTACAGATGGGCCCGCGGCGCATTAGCTAGTTGGTGAGGTAACGGCTCACCAAGGCGACGATGCGTAGCCGACCTGAGAGGGTGATCGGCCACACTGGGACTGAGACACGGCCCAGACTCCTACGGGAGGCAGCAGTAGGGAATCTTCCACAATGGACGAAAGTCTGATGGAGCAACGCCGCGTGAGCGATGAAGGCCTTCGGGTCGTAAAGCTCTGTTGTTAGGGAAGAACAAGTATCGGAGTAACTGCCGGTACCTTGACGGTACCTAACCAGAAAGCCACGGCTAACTACGTGCCAGCAGCCGCGGTAATACGTAGGTGGCAAGCGTTGTCCGGAATTATTGGGCGTAAAGCGCGCGCAGGCGGTTCCTTAAGTCTGATGTGAAAGCCCCCGGCTCAACCGGGGAGGGTCATTGGAAACTGGGGAACTTGAGTGCAGAAGAGAAGAGCGGAATTCCACGTGTAGCGGTGAAATGCGTAGAGATGTGGAGGAACACCAGTGGCGAAGGCGGCTCTTTGGTCTGTAACTGACGCTGAGGCGCGAAAGCGTGGGGAGCAAACAGGATTAGATACCCTGGTAGTCCACGCCGTAAACGATGAGTGCTAAGTGTTAGAGGGTTTCCGCCCTTTAGTGCTGCAGCTAACGCATTAAGCACTCCGCCTGGGGAGTACGGCCGCAAGGCTGAAACTCAAAGGAATTGACGGGGGCCCGCACAAGCGGTGGAGCATGTGGTTTAATTCGAAGCAACGCGAAGAACCTTACCAGGTCTTGACATCCTCTGACACTCCTAGAGATAGGACGTTCCCCTTCGGGGGACAGAGTGACAGGTGGTGCATGGTTGTCGTCAGCTCGTGTCGTGAGATGTTGGGTTAAGTCCCGCAACGAGCGCAACCCTTGATCTTAGTTGCCAGCATTCAGTTGGGCACTCTAAGGTGACTGCCGGTGACAAACCGGAGGAAGGTGGGGATGACGTCAAATCATCATGCCCCTTATGACCTGGGCTACACACGTGCTACAATGGGTGGTACAAAGGGTTGCAAAACCGCGAGGTCGAGCCAATCCCATAAAACCACTCTCAGTTCGGATTGTAGGCTGCAACTCGCCTACATGAAGCTGGAATCGCTAGTAATCGCGGATCAGCATGCCGCGGTGAATACGTTCCCGGGCCTTGTACACACCGCCCGTCACACCACGAGAGTTTGTAACACCCGAAGTCGGTGGGGTAACCGTAAGGAGCCAGCCGCCTAAGGTGGGACAGATGATTGGGGTGAAGTCGTAACAAGGTAGCCGTATCGGAAGGTGCGGCTGGATCACCTCCTTTCTAAGGATATTGTCGTAAAGACAATCGGAACACAACACTTATAGTGATGTGATGTTGATGGTTTGTTTGTTTAGTTTTGAGAGAGTAATCTCTTAAAAATTTATATATGTTTATCCGTTATATGGGCCTATAGCTCAGCTGGTTAGAGCGCACGCCTGATAAGCGTGAGGTCGATGGTTCGAGTCCATTTAGGCCCACCATATCCACCTATAACGGGGCCTTAGCTCAGCTGGGAGAGCGCCTGCCTTGCACGCAGGAGGTCAGCGGTTCGATCCCGCTAGGCTCCACCAATCTTATAACGATTGCTTTTTGTCGTTATTTTTTGTTCCTTGAAAACTAGATAATCGTAAGAAGAATGTAAGACCGAGAAACACCACATTAGTTTTTTTCTCTCTTATATAATAAGAGATTAACCTTTAGGTTAAGTTAGAAAGGGCGCACGGTGGATGCCTTGGCACTAGGAGCCGATGAAGGACGGTACTAACACCGATATGCTTCGGGGAGCTGTAAGTAAGCTTTGATCCGGAGATTTCCGAATGGGGAAACCCACTGCTCGTAATGGAGTAGTATCTTTACCTGAATACATAGGGTATTGAAGGCAGACCCGGGGAACTGAAACATCTAAGTACCCGGAGGAAGAGAAAGCAAATGCGATTCCCTGAGTAGCGGCGAGCGAAACGGGAAATAGCCCAAACCAAGAGGCTTGCCTCTTGGGGTTGTAGGACACTCAACATGGAGTTACAAAGGAACGGGGTAAATGAAGAGGTCTGGAAAGGCCCGTCAAAGAAGGTAAAAACCCTGTAGTTGAAACTTCGTTCCCTCCTGAGTGGATCCTGAGTACGGCCGGACACGAGAAATCCGGTCGGAAGCAGGGAGGACCATCTCCCAAGGCTAAATACTACCTAGTGACCGATAGTGAACCAGTACCGTGAGGGAAAGGTGAAAAGCACCCCGGAAGGGGAGTGAAATAGATCCTGAAACCGTGTGCCTACAAGTAGTCAAAGCCCGTTAATGGGTGATGGCGTGCCTTTTGTAGAATGAACCGGCGAGTTACGATTACATGCAAGGTTAAGTTGATAAGACGGAGCCGCAGCGAAAGCGAGTCTGAATAGGGCGAATGAGTATGTGGTTGTAGACCCGAAACCAGGTGATCTACCCATGTCCAGGGTGAAGGTAGGGTAACACCTACTGGAGGCCCGAACCCACGCACGTTGAAAAGTGCGGGGATGAGGTGTGGGTAGCGGAGAAATTCCAATCGAACTTGGAGATAGCTGGTTCTCTCCGAAATAGCTTTAGGGCTAGCCTCACGTTGTAAGAGTCTTGGAGGTAGAGCACTGTTTGGACTAGGGGCCCTCATCGGGTTACCGAATTCAGACAAACTCCGAATGCCAAAGACTTATCCGTGGGAGTCAGACTGCGAGTGATAAGATCCGTAGTCAAAAGGGAAACAGCCCAGACCACCAGCTAAGGTCCCAAAGTATACGTTAAGTGGAAAAGGATGTGGAGTTGCTTAGACAACCAGGATGTTGGCTCAGAAGCAGCCACCATTTAAAGAGTGCGTAATAGCTCACTGGTCGAGTGACTCTGCGCCGAAAATGTACCGGGGCTAAACGTATCACCGAAGCTGTGGATTGACATCTTAGATGTCAGTGGTAGGAGAGCGTTCTAAGGGCGTTGAAGCTAGACCGTAAGGACTGGTGGAGCGCTTAGAAGTGAGAATGCCGGTATGAGTAGCGAAAGATGGGTGAGAATCCCATCCACCGAATGCCTAAGGTTTCCTGAGGAAGGCTCGTCCGCTCAGGGTTAGTCGGGACCTAAGCCGAGGCCGAAAGGCGTAGGCGATGGACAACAGGTTGATATTCCTGTACCACCTCTTTATCGTTTGAGCAATGGGGGGACGCAGAAGGATAGGGTAAGCGCGCTGTTGGATATGCGCGTCTAAGCAGTTAGGCTGGTAGCGAGGAAAATCCCGTTACCGTGAAGGCTAAGCTGTGATAGCGAGGGAAATATAGTACCGAAGTTCCTGATTTCACACTGCCTAGAAAAGCCTCTAGCGAGATAAAAGGTGCCCGTACCGCAAACCGACACAGGTAGGCGAGGAGAGAATCCTAAGGTGAGCGAGAGAACTCTCGTTAAGGAACTCGGCAAAATGACCCCGTAACTTCGGGAGAAGGGGTGCTCTTTAGGGTGAATAGCCTTGAAGAGCCGCAGTGAATAGGCCCAGGCGACTGTTTAGCAAAAACACAGGTCTCTGCAAAGCCGCAAGGCGAAGTATAGGGGCTGACGCCTGCCCGGTGCTGGAAGGTTAAGGGGAGAGGTTAGCCGCAAGGCGAAGCTTTGAACCGAAGCCCCAGTAAACGGCGGCCGTAACTATAACGGTCCTAAGGTAGCGAAATTCCTTGTCGGGTAAGTTCCGACCCGCACGAAAGGCGTAACGATCTGGGCACTGTCTCAACGAGAGACTCGGTGAAATTATAGTACCTGTGAAGATGCAGGTTACCCGCGACAGGACGGAAAGACCCCGTGGAGCTTTACTGTAGCCTGATATTGAATTTTGGTACAGCTTGTACAGGATAGGTAGGAGCCGTAGAAGCCGGAGCGCTAGCTTCGGTGGAGGCATTGGTGGGATACTACCCTGGCTGTATTGAAATTCTAACCCATACCCCTGATCGGGGTAGGAGACAGTGTCAGGTGGGCAGTTTGACTGGGGCGGTCGCCTCCTAAAGAGTAACGGAGGCGCCCAAAGGTTCCCTCAGAATGGTTGGAAATCATTCGTAGAGTGTAAAGGCACAAGGGAGCTTGACTGCGAGACCTACAAGTCGAGCAGGGACGAAAGTCGGGCTTAGTGATCCGGTGGTTCCGCATGGAAGGGCCATCGCTCAACGGATAAAAGCTACCCCGGGGATAACAGGCTTATCTCCCCCAAGAGTCCACATCGACGGGGAGGTTTGGCACCTCGATGTCGGCTCATCGCATCCTGGGGCTGTAGTCGGTCCCAAGGGTTGGGCTGTTCGCCCATTAAAGCGGTACGCGAGCTGGGTTCAGAACGTCGTGAGACAGTTCGGTCCCTATCCGTCGTGGGCGCAGGAAATTTGAGAGGAGCTGTCCTTAGTACGAGAGGACCGGGATGGACGCACCGCTGGTGTACCAGTTGTCTTGCCAAAGGCATAGCTGGGTAGCTATGTGCGGAAGGGATAAGTGCTGAAAGCATCTAAGCATGAAGCCCCCCTCAAGATGAGATTTCCCATAGCGCAAGCTAGTAAGATCCCTGAAAGATGATCAGGTTGATAGGTCAGAGGTGGAAGCGCGGTGACGTGTGGAGCTGACTGATACTAATCGATCGAGGACTTAACCAAAAACGGTGTTATTGGTTTTACAACTTCTTCTGCATTATCTAGTTTTGAGGGAATGAAAATTCCCAATTAAATAGTCTGGTGGCGATAGCGAGAAGGTCACACCCGTTCCCATACCGAACACGGAAGTTAAGCTTCTCAGCGCCGATGGTAGTTGGGGGTTCTCCCCCTGTGAGAGTAGGACGTTGCCGGGCAAATGAAGAACAACTCAAATGGGTTGTTCTTTTTTTGGACCGTTTTTGTCATATTTAGAAAAAACAATCCAATAGACATACACCCAACCAGAGAAAAAAACATACAATAAAATGCGGCTATCATTAATATGAAAATTCTAAAAATTGTATACAAATTGAACGGTAAGGACACACTAGGATTATGGAGGTGGAAATATTGAGCTTGCAGAATCAGTTTTGTGGGGAAACATGTGTGATTTGTGAGGAACAAAAACTGAAAGGGATTCATCTATACACTTCGTTTATCTGTACCGAATGCGAAAGTGAACTTATCAAGACAGCAACGGATGATCCCAAATATAAATATTATCTTAATCAGCTAAAAAAGGGCACAAAGCCAGAAATTTATTCATAAAGTTAATCATAAATAAAATAAAATACTTTTGATAAGGTGCTCAGTAGGGCGCTTGTTTTTTTGTGGAAAAATAACTTACATCCATTCAATTTTAATAAAATCCATATTAGTTTTTTTACTAATATGACATACAACTTGTTCCTTGATTTGTTAAAATAGATTAGACTTGCAATTAGCAGGATAAACCTTACATTTTTCAAGATACCATATACCAAATTTCCAAACGAGATTAATATTTACCAATGGTGGTGACTATGGAACAATTAAGAACACCCTTATACGAAAAACTTATTTTTCATAAAGAAGCAATTCCGATTTCTCTTCATGTCCCAGGTCATAAAAATGGGGCTGTGTTCCCTTTCGAAGGTGCAGTATCCTTTAAAGAACTGTTAAAGCTTGATGTTACAGAGCTAACTGGTTTAGATGACCTCCATTCTCCGGAAGGTGTGATCCGAGAGTCAGAGCAGTTGCTGGCAGGGCTTTTTGGCGTGTGCAGGAGCTTTTTTCTTGTTAATGGTAGTACTGTTGGTAATCTGGCAATGATTATGGCAGCTCTTGATGAAGAGGATACTGTACTTGTACAACGGAATTGTCATAAATCTATTTTAAATGGGCTTCAACTTGTCAATGCTGACCCGGTCTTTATTAGTCCTGAATTTGATGAAGACTGGCAGGTGGCAGGTGGTCTTTCATTTGAAGCAGTCCAAGCTGCCATAAAAAAGTATCCCAATGCCAAAGCCTTGATTGTAACCTATCCGAATTACTATGGGATGGTTTATGAACTCGGAAGGATTATAAGATTGGCCCATGGTCATAACATTCCAGTTTTAGTAGATGAGGCACATGGTGCTCATTTTATTGCAGGTGAGCCTTTCCCTTCATCGGCAGTAACATTTGGAGCCGATGTGGTCATACAATCTGCACATAAAACATTGCCAGCGATGACAATGGGTTCATTTTTGCACTTTAACAGTAAGCTAATTGCATTAAATGATATAGAAAAATATCTTCATATTTTACAATCAAGTAGTCCATCCTATCCAATCATGGCTTCTTTGGATATAGCACGCTGTTATCTTAGCTCGATAAACAAAAACGATTTAGTTTATCTCCAAGAACAGATAAATATTTTTAAAATCCACCTTTCAAATCTATCTGGCATTAAAGTTTTGTCATACCCTAACAATCAAGGTGACTTGTTAAAGATAACAATTCAATCAACAAACTCTTTAAGTGGATTTAATTTACAAAAAATATTAGAGGGACAAGGTATTTTTGCGGAGCTTGCTGATCCCTTTAACCTATTGTTCATTATTCCTTTGTTAAAAGAGGGAATGGAATATCCGTTCAACGAGGTGATCGTTCGAATGAAAACGGCTTTGAGCGACAATGCTGTTCCCACTAAAGAAATGGAAAAAGAGCTGGTTCCCTATCAAAAAAAAGACTTGGCTAAGTTGAGTTTAAACTATAAAGAAATGAAAAAACGAAATAATAAGAGGGTCCCACTTTTGGAAGCAATTGGGGCAATTTCTGCTGAAATGATTATCCCATATCCTCCCGGAATTCCATTATTATTTCCCGGGGAAATGATAATGGAAGCAGATATTCACCACATTCAATGGCTACTTGAAAAGGGGACAAGATTTCAAGGTGGAGAAATATTAAGGCAAGGTTTTATTTCTATTTTTATATAGGCTTTGTAAAATTAAAATGTTGATTTCCGCTTCAGGCTTTCAGCGCTGCGTGGATAAAACGGTGTAAAATTTTTGAACATAGATGGGTGTCTAGTATTAGGTGCCATCGGATCTCGAGTCAAGCCTTTAGGCGGGCCACTAGAGCATTTCATATATTTCGGAGGTTTATATGGGTAAAGGTGTATTTATTACAATTGAGGGGCCTGAGGGTGCCGGTAAAACAACGATAATCAATATGTTAGCGCAACATTTAGAAAGTGTAGGGTATCCGGTTATGCAAACAAGGGAGCCTGGAGGAATAGAAATCGCTGAACAAATCCGTGAGGTCATTTTAGCAACCGAAAATACGGCAATGGATCCACGAACAGAAGCTTTGTTATATGCTGCGGCCAGAAGACAGCATTTAATAGAAAAGGTTAAGCCAGCTCTAGAATCTGGGGCGGTAATTTTGTGTGATCGGTTTATCGATAGTTCCCTAGCATACCAAGGTTATGCGCGCGGTTTGGGAATCGACGAGGTATATACTATTAATGAGTTTGCAATTGAGGATATGATGCCTAAGCTAACGCTTTATTTTGATATTGATCCTGAACAAGGACTGAAGCGGATCAACCAA of the Bacillus sp. 1NLA3E genome contains:
- a CDS encoding YbaB/EbfC family nucleoid-associated protein, translating into MRGGNMQGMMKQMQKMQKQMAKAQEELGEKRIEGTAGGVVTVVVTGHKEVVEVNIKPEAVDPDDIEMLQDLVLAATNDALKKAEELTNNTMGQFTKGMNLPGMF
- the recR gene encoding recombination mediator RecR, producing the protein MYYPEPISKLIDSFMKLPGIGPKTASRLAFYVLSMKEDIVLDFAKALVNAKRNLTYCSVCGHITDQDPCYICEDQRRDRSIICVVQDPKDVIAMEKMKEFSGLYHVLQGAISPMDGIGPEDIKIPELLKRLQDETVEEVILATNPNIEGEATAMYISRLLKPSGIKVTRIAHGLPVGGDLEYADEVTLSKALEGRREV
- a CDS encoding YaaL family protein, with protein sequence MFFQRKGRLRKEFDEKLLNQLHDLRNGWINQKNLVEKCLDPSDEVLSESRVAEMKYFFLLREAKSRNVTIRK
- a CDS encoding pro-sigmaK processing inhibitor BofA family protein, which gives rise to MEPAYVIAVIVGLVLLLLFIGAPVKPIRYIGQGVIKLLIGAMFLFFLNTLGNHYGIHVPINFITSAVSGLLGIPGIIALVAVQTWII
- a CDS encoding sigma factor G inhibitor Gin — encoded protein: MEVEILSLQNQFCGETCVICEEQKLKGIHLYTSFICTECESELIKTATDDPKYKYYLNQLKKGTKPEIYS
- a CDS encoding aminotransferase class I/II-fold pyridoxal phosphate-dependent enzyme; this translates as MEQLRTPLYEKLIFHKEAIPISLHVPGHKNGAVFPFEGAVSFKELLKLDVTELTGLDDLHSPEGVIRESEQLLAGLFGVCRSFFLVNGSTVGNLAMIMAALDEEDTVLVQRNCHKSILNGLQLVNADPVFISPEFDEDWQVAGGLSFEAVQAAIKKYPNAKALIVTYPNYYGMVYELGRIIRLAHGHNIPVLVDEAHGAHFIAGEPFPSSAVTFGADVVIQSAHKTLPAMTMGSFLHFNSKLIALNDIEKYLHILQSSSPSYPIMASLDIARCYLSSINKNDLVYLQEQINIFKIHLSNLSGIKVLSYPNNQGDLLKITIQSTNSLSGFNLQKILEGQGIFAELADPFNLLFIIPLLKEGMEYPFNEVIVRMKTALSDNAVPTKEMEKELVPYQKKDLAKLSLNYKEMKKRNNKRVPLLEAIGAISAEMIIPYPPGIPLLFPGEMIMEADIHHIQWLLEKGTRFQGGEILRQGFISIFI
- the tmk gene encoding dTMP kinase; the encoded protein is MGKGVFITIEGPEGAGKTTIINMLAQHLESVGYPVMQTREPGGIEIAEQIREVILATENTAMDPRTEALLYAAARRQHLIEKVKPALESGAVILCDRFIDSSLAYQGYARGLGIDEVYTINEFAIEDMMPKLTLYFDIDPEQGLKRINQHKGREVNRLDLETIDFHQKVREGYQLLITRFPKRIQLIDASKSVESVFNQALIKIREIL